A portion of the Candidatus Zixiibacteriota bacterium genome contains these proteins:
- a CDS encoding class I SAM-dependent methyltransferase has protein sequence MSIPASKLSDRQLREQNYYNTYRKQNGVTDVTFDFVFDGIERSWNSYWIVYNTALKHFKNSDQKLLEIGCGPGISAMRYAKMGYNVYGFDISEQNIECCERLAEKYQFSDKTHFSVETAEALPFESNSFDIVTGLDILHHIDIEPSMREVYRVLKPGGIAVFKECIEVPMWEKIRNWNIVLRYFPKEESFETHITHDERKLSAEDVRVISQIFHGCTVKRYGIFTRLSRLWPDSDQKLLGKLQRLDHTIVRLVPSIEKLGGSAVLFVKK, from the coding sequence ATGAGCATACCTGCTTCAAAGCTTTCTGATCGCCAACTCCGTGAACAGAATTATTACAACACTTATAGGAAGCAAAATGGTGTCACGGACGTCACCTTTGACTTTGTTTTCGATGGGATTGAGCGGTCATGGAATTCCTATTGGATCGTCTACAACACTGCCCTGAAACATTTTAAGAACTCGGACCAAAAACTCCTGGAAATAGGCTGCGGTCCGGGTATTTCTGCTATGCGCTACGCGAAAATGGGTTATAATGTGTATGGTTTCGACATCTCTGAGCAGAATATCGAATGTTGCGAACGCCTCGCGGAGAAGTATCAATTTTCTGACAAGACACACTTTAGCGTCGAAACCGCCGAAGCGCTTCCGTTTGAAAGTAACAGTTTTGACATTGTGACTGGATTGGATATTCTACACCATATCGACATTGAACCTTCAATGCGCGAAGTCTATCGCGTCCTAAAACCAGGCGGGATTGCGGTGTTCAAGGAATGTATCGAAGTACCAATGTGGGAGAAAATTAGAAATTGGAATATTGTTTTACGGTATTTCCCCAAAGAAGAATCATTCGAAACTCATATTACTCATGACGAGCGAAAGCTGAGCGCCGAAGACGTCCGTGTAATCTCCCAAATATTTCACGGATGCACAGTGAAGCGTTATGGAATCTTTACGAGATTATCGCGGCTCTGGCCGGACTCTGATCAGAAGTTACTCGGCAAGTTGCAGAGACTCGACCACACAATCGTTCGCCTTGTGCCTTCAATCGAAAAATTGGGGGGCTCAGCTGTTCTTTTTGTTAAAAAATGA
- a CDS encoding zinc metalloprotease HtpX, producing MNGVKVAVLMGLLMALFMGLGYMFGGQNGMIIAFFMAAVMNFVTYWYSDKLILKMYRARPVEEKDHPELYRIVKRVSTQAMIPMPKVYIIPTRGPNAFATGRDIHHAAVAATEGLLELLTEDEIEGVMGHEIAHILNRDMLVGTVAATFAGAIGMIASMLQWSAIFGGGRSAENRGGGLGMIVAIIVAPIAAMLLQVAISRQREYQADAEGGRLTGKYLSLASALDKLHRAPVKMNLDDKPATAHLMIANPLSGKGMAAIFSTHPPVEKRIEKLRELAMQAPYKGYA from the coding sequence ATGAACGGTGTAAAAGTCGCGGTCTTAATGGGTCTTCTTATGGCGTTATTTATGGGGCTCGGCTATATGTTTGGCGGTCAGAACGGAATGATAATCGCGTTTTTTATGGCCGCTGTAATGAATTTTGTCACCTATTGGTATTCGGATAAACTCATCCTGAAAATGTATCGCGCCCGGCCGGTTGAGGAAAAAGACCATCCGGAACTGTATAGAATCGTAAAACGGGTTTCAACTCAGGCGATGATCCCTATGCCCAAAGTGTATATCATCCCCACTCGGGGGCCGAACGCTTTCGCCACAGGACGAGATATTCACCATGCCGCAGTGGCGGCAACCGAAGGCCTACTTGAGCTTTTAACCGAAGACGAAATCGAAGGCGTAATGGGGCATGAGATAGCCCATATTTTAAACCGTGACATGCTGGTCGGAACTGTCGCGGCAACATTCGCCGGAGCCATAGGCATGATAGCCAGTATGCTTCAGTGGAGCGCGATATTCGGCGGTGGCCGCTCTGCAGAAAATCGCGGAGGCGGTCTCGGAATGATTGTAGCCATTATTGTTGCGCCAATCGCCGCCATGCTCTTGCAGGTGGCAATCTCGAGACAGCGGGAATATCAGGCCGATGCCGAGGGCGGACGCCTCACCGGTAAATATTTATCGCTGGCATCCGCGCTGGACAAACTCCACCGCGCGCCGGTCAAGATGAATCTCGATGACAAACCTGCGACCGCCCATTTGATGATTGCCAATCCTCTTTCCGGAAAAGGAATGGCCGCGATATTTTCCACACACCCTCCGGTTGAAAAACGAATTGAAAAACTTCGTGAATTAGCGATGCAGGCTCCGTACAAAGGGTATGCCTGA